In one window of Vulpes vulpes isolate BD-2025 chromosome 1, VulVul3, whole genome shotgun sequence DNA:
- the C1H3orf85 gene encoding uncharacterized protein C3orf85 homolog, which yields MVPDLEAVYFKLKDMFLFWKARKGRLRLLTAWFEPNGLQPLIEPTLYGALGAPFLSEDPANQFLHLKRHIYLQNYWDPDHNPNMWGNTLADQVHETWTALKTTAEYYLNVNSFTLDISTAQ from the exons ATGGTGCCAGATTTGGAAGCAGTCTACTTCAAACTGAAAGATATGTTTCTCTTTTGGAAGGCTCGGAAAGGAAGACTAAGATTGTTGACTGCCTGGTTTGAGCCAAATGGTTTACAACCATTAATAGAGCCAACCCTTTATG GAGCGTTGGGAGCACCATTTTTGTCGGAGGACCCAGCAAACCAGTTCCTACATCTCAAAAGACATATATATTTGCAGAATTACTGGGACCCAGATCACAATCCAAATATGTGGGGAAACACGCTGGCCGATCAG GTTCATGAAACATGGACTGCTTTGAAAACAACAGCAGAGTATTATCTGAATGTGAATTCCTTCACTCTTGACATATCCACTGCCCAGTAA